One genomic segment of Gottschalkia acidurici 9a includes these proteins:
- a CDS encoding sensor histidine kinase, protein MKSFKHDYINILISMAEYINQNDMENLKEYFDNNILSISKDIDSRDFKLGLIQNIKIPELKGIVSSKIIRAHKDNINIFIDILEPIQNINMNIVDLCRVIGILLDNAIEAAKKTSSKSIKFGLVSRKNSVTIIVINSCPHDTIEIFKIYENGFSTKGLNRGVGLSNLKKYYLNITIFV, encoded by the coding sequence ATGAAAAGTTTTAAACATGATTACATAAATATATTAATATCTATGGCTGAGTATATAAATCAAAATGATATGGAGAATTTGAAAGAATATTTTGATAATAACATACTATCTATAAGTAAAGATATAGATAGCAGAGATTTTAAGCTAGGTTTGATTCAAAATATAAAGATACCGGAGTTAAAAGGTATAGTATCTTCAAAAATTATAAGAGCTCATAAAGATAATATTAATATATTTATAGATATATTAGAACCTATACAAAATATTAATATGAATATAGTGGACTTGTGTAGAGTAATAGGTATACTTTTAGACAACGCTATAGAAGCGGCTAAAAAAACTTCTAGTAAATCTATAAAGTTTGGACTAGTTAGTAGGAAAAATTCTGTGACTATTATAGTAATTAATTCATGTCCACATGATACTATTGAAATTTTTAAAATTTATGAAAATGGTTTTTCTACTAAAGGTTTAAATAGAGGTGTAGGATTAAGTAACCTAAAAAAATATTATCTCAATATAACAATATTTGTTTAG
- a CDS encoding cyclic lactone autoinducer peptide: MSNINKNSISKFEEKFFDVLASISEKIADRSMGACIAYFAYEPKLPEELIQNMKEED; the protein is encoded by the coding sequence ATGAGCAATATAAATAAAAACTCTATATCTAAGTTTGAAGAAAAGTTTTTTGATGTATTAGCAAGCATATCTGAAAAGATAGCAGACCGTTCAATGGGAGCATGCATAGCTTACTTTGCATATGAACCAAAACTTCCAGAAGAACTAATACAAAATATGAAAGAAGAAGATTAA
- a CDS encoding insulinase family protein, with amino-acid sequence MEFKLISKTYLKGLKTYGHEYKHKSGLTLIFVKDKNCNQKTSINISIYTPAIDNRGAAHIIEHCIASQMNSMKFLKHFAKTYQDKTSYEYVLNENDIEEIDSIINGIFVPSFKKNKNIFLKEGWRLEEYNNKLSIKGVVFDEIRDAFASPIYNIINYIPFTLYNGSVYGNVSGGLIEDILDLSYDDLIEYYNRYYTLRNCCIFIHGNHCINNIIKILSPIINKLSIGNEVDFIEDIKLKEYEKISNYSGAYLSTVEDIDGYNFKSVNFAIDKPKNQFEYNIYYLICRDMLEHKNEIFIKDIKKYKIGKKVSAIFKNSLYKPFFSIILYYCRSNTNDIFLKICKEILSDVISNINIDQIPNFVLGDIFDNYYNIDGLKLGTYVMEAFFSNIPCFSYIVESKDDKEKIKFINKIKEELIASPNYSIITLYPYVKPEKIKSNDLIRKARKKSIVNEYNPIRASTHLITDSFININKNIFNEVKRNLLFENPELKIHDDIKYFFYSKNDSKINTHIYFDITEFTYEELCLTSILNIYFKSYLDRINCKDKIRIGIYPIFDEKNNSVSSKLVVHLSTNEVDFKDLLIKLKELLTLSNLYKDSDIIKEKLCDLKVNIDINLVNNIRSLLPIRLLSYFSNCNFHKDATNGIGFYNFLTTMLNNNDNYDLVIKKIFDISKHIFTVDKLFVSIYAKNKDYVFNNISDFLLQLKKGRFKRTNALYTNKKNEGFISTIKTNYIALGFNYSELGFKYSSKYKILCNIITHNYLFSSLRNKYNVYASELSIIENNLIFFSMKDPNFATTFEVFRNTGKYITTNINTILKDFNLYKYNYIIKAKDPIITCENDLATIKLLYPNLFKDRSKILSELEDNITKEDIFIFCDMVEKAVTENYYCIFGNEEIIKENEELFSSINYLPIYQI; translated from the coding sequence GTGGAGTTTAAGTTAATATCAAAAACTTACTTAAAAGGCTTAAAAACATATGGACATGAGTATAAGCATAAAAGTGGGTTAACTTTGATTTTTGTAAAAGATAAGAACTGTAACCAAAAGACAAGTATAAATATATCAATATATACTCCAGCAATAGATAATAGAGGAGCAGCTCATATAATAGAACATTGTATAGCTAGTCAGATGAATAGTATGAAATTTTTAAAACATTTTGCTAAAACCTATCAAGATAAAACAAGTTATGAATATGTTCTAAATGAAAATGATATAGAGGAAATTGATAGCATAATTAATGGAATATTTGTGCCTTCTTTTAAAAAAAATAAAAATATTTTCTTAAAAGAAGGCTGGCGGCTTGAAGAATACAACAATAAGTTGTCTATAAAAGGAGTAGTTTTCGATGAGATTAGAGACGCGTTTGCATCGCCTATTTATAATATTATAAACTATATACCATTCACTTTATATAACGGCTCTGTGTATGGAAATGTATCTGGGGGATTGATAGAGGACATTCTAGATTTATCTTATGATGATCTTATAGAGTACTATAATAGGTACTATACGTTACGTAACTGCTGTATATTTATACATGGCAATCATTGTATCAATAATATAATAAAAATCTTATCTCCGATCATTAATAAGCTTTCGATAGGTAATGAAGTTGATTTTATAGAGGACATAAAGTTAAAAGAATATGAGAAAATATCTAATTATAGTGGTGCATATCTATCAACAGTTGAAGATATAGATGGTTATAACTTCAAAAGTGTTAACTTTGCAATTGACAAGCCCAAAAATCAATTTGAATATAATATATATTATCTAATATGTAGAGACATGCTGGAACATAAAAATGAAATATTTATAAAAGACATAAAGAAATATAAAATTGGAAAAAAAGTTAGTGCAATTTTTAAAAACTCATTATATAAGCCCTTCTTTTCCATAATATTATATTACTGCAGAAGTAATACAAATGATATTTTCTTAAAAATTTGCAAAGAGATTTTAAGTGATGTGATTAGTAATATTAATATAGATCAAATACCTAACTTTGTACTAGGTGATATATTTGATAATTATTATAATATTGATGGACTAAAACTAGGTACTTATGTTATGGAGGCTTTTTTTTCAAATATTCCTTGCTTTTCTTATATAGTAGAGAGCAAGGACGATAAAGAAAAAATTAAGTTCATAAATAAGATTAAAGAGGAACTAATTGCTTCTCCTAATTATTCAATTATAACATTATATCCATATGTAAAACCTGAAAAGATAAAAAGTAATGATTTGATAAGGAAAGCTAGAAAAAAGAGTATTGTAAATGAATACAATCCAATAAGAGCTAGTACACATTTGATAACAGATAGCTTCATAAATATTAATAAAAATATCTTCAATGAAGTAAAGAGAAACTTATTATTTGAAAATCCTGAATTAAAAATACATGATGATATAAAGTATTTCTTTTATAGCAAAAATGATTCAAAAATAAATACTCATATATACTTTGATATAACAGAATTTACATATGAGGAATTATGCTTAACAAGTATTTTAAATATATATTTTAAATCTTACTTAGACAGAATTAATTGTAAAGATAAAATTAGAATAGGTATTTATCCAATATTTGATGAAAAAAATAATTCGGTTTCATCAAAATTAGTAGTACACTTATCTACTAATGAAGTTGATTTTAAAGATTTATTGATTAAATTGAAAGAATTATTAACATTAAGTAACTTATACAAGGATTCAGATATAATAAAAGAAAAATTATGTGACTTAAAAGTAAATATTGATATAAATCTAGTAAACAATATAAGAAGTCTATTACCTATAAGGTTATTGTCATACTTTTCAAATTGTAATTTTCATAAAGATGCTACCAATGGAATTGGATTTTATAATTTTCTGACTACAATGCTAAATAATAATGATAATTATGATTTGGTAATTAAAAAGATATTTGATATTTCTAAACATATCTTTACAGTAGATAAATTGTTTGTCAGTATTTATGCTAAAAATAAAGATTATGTTTTTAATAATATTAGTGATTTTTTATTACAACTAAAAAAAGGTAGATTTAAAAGAACTAATGCACTATACACTAATAAGAAAAATGAAGGATTTATTTCTACTATAAAAACAAACTATATAGCCCTTGGGTTTAATTATAGCGAACTTGGATTTAAATATTCTTCAAAATACAAGATACTGTGTAATATAATAACTCATAATTATCTATTTTCAAGTTTAAGAAATAAATATAATGTTTATGCATCAGAATTATCTATAATCGAAAATAATTTAATCTTTTTCTCAATGAAGGATCCAAATTTTGCTACTACGTTTGAAGTATTCAGAAATACCGGTAAATATATAACTACTAATATAAATACAATACTTAAAGACTTTAACTTATACAAGTATAATTACATAATAAAGGCTAAAGATCCCATAATAACATGTGAAAATGATTTGGCAACTATTAAATTACTATATCCAAATCTATTCAAAGATAGATCGAAAATATTATCAGAGTTAGAGGACAATATAACAAAAGAAGATATTTTTATTTTTTGCGATATGGTTGAAAAAGCAGTAACTGAAAACTATTATTGTATATTCGGAAATGAAGAAATTATAAAAGAGAATGAAGAATTATTTTCTTCTATAAATTATTTACCTATTTATCAAATATAA
- the iadA gene encoding beta-aspartyl-peptidase, producing the protein MFILLKSGECYTPESIGKKDILIAFDKIYKIEDEISKEKLWDTNIIDCTDKIIIPGLIDQHVHITGGGGEEGPVSRIPEIQLSEIVSAGVTTLVGVLGFDSITRNISNLLAKANALQTEGITSYIYTGSYSIPTSTLTGNVVSDISLVDKVIGVGEVALADYRSSHPNLQMLKELASEAMTGGLIGSKAGIVHIHVGDGKEGLKLLFRLIEESDFPIDMFIPTHINRNKKLFEQSLEFLDMGGFIDITAGESSEKGYSLPDAIEKLIKDNKNLDNVTASSDGNGSNGGNGICKMSQLFDDMRDCIIEKKIDITSVLKVSTTNVAKFLKIYPQKGTIKDGSDADILILDKETLNIDTVIIGGKIFMKNGEIIRKGKFESNIN; encoded by the coding sequence ATGTTTATACTGCTTAAGAGTGGAGAGTGTTACACTCCAGAAAGTATAGGTAAAAAAGATATTTTAATTGCATTTGACAAAATATATAAAATAGAAGATGAAATTTCTAAGGAAAAATTATGGGATACAAATATTATTGACTGTACTGACAAGATAATTATCCCTGGTTTAATTGATCAGCATGTTCATATTACTGGAGGAGGCGGTGAAGAAGGTCCAGTTAGTAGAATTCCGGAGATACAATTAAGTGAAATTGTTAGTGCTGGAGTTACTACGCTAGTAGGAGTTTTAGGGTTTGATAGTATTACAAGAAACATATCAAATCTTTTAGCGAAAGCTAATGCACTCCAAACTGAAGGTATTACATCATATATTTATACTGGAAGCTATTCTATTCCAACTTCAACCCTAACAGGAAATGTAGTTAGTGATATATCTCTTGTAGATAAGGTTATAGGTGTTGGAGAAGTTGCCTTGGCTGATTATAGATCATCACACCCTAATCTTCAAATGTTAAAAGAACTTGCAAGTGAAGCAATGACAGGTGGACTAATAGGATCAAAAGCTGGGATTGTTCATATTCATGTTGGAGATGGAAAAGAGGGTCTAAAGCTTCTATTTAGACTAATTGAAGAATCAGACTTTCCAATTGACATGTTTATTCCAACTCATATAAATAGAAATAAGAAACTCTTTGAACAAAGTCTAGAATTTCTTGATATGGGAGGATTTATTGATATTACAGCAGGTGAGTCTTCAGAAAAAGGCTATAGTTTACCTGATGCTATAGAAAAACTTATAAAAGATAATAAAAATTTAGATAATGTAACAGCATCTTCAGATGGTAATGGTAGTAATGGGGGAAATGGCATATGTAAAATGTCTCAACTATTTGATGATATGAGAGACTGTATTATTGAGAAAAAAATAGATATAACATCTGTTTTAAAAGTTTCAACAACAAATGTGGCCAAGTTTTTAAAAATTTATCCCCAAAAAGGCACTATTAAAGATGGAAGTGATGCTGATATTCTTATTTTAGATAAAGAGACACTTAATATAGATACTGTAATTATAGGTGGAAAAATTTTTATGAAAAATGGAGAGATAATTAGGAAAGGTAAATTTGAAAGTAATATTAACTAA
- a CDS encoding LytR/AlgR family response regulator transcription factor — MLKVFICEDNRNYMDKLKKIIENAIIIEDLDMELTLATEDPYEVLKYLEDNEVNGLYFLDVDLKSSINGIQLSERIREYDPRGFIIFVTTHAEMSYLTFKYKAEAMDYIIKDNFTEVCYRVRDCILNAHKRYSSLSNTIQNIFILNIGSKVITIEYNKILFFETSDTVHKLRLHAIDRQVEFYSKMKSIEEKLDKRFYRCHQSFIVNKDNIKEIDKTNRIIHMINGETCMASVRGIRGLDFL, encoded by the coding sequence ATGCTTAAAGTTTTTATATGTGAGGATAATAGAAATTATATGGATAAGCTAAAAAAAATTATAGAAAACGCAATAATTATTGAAGACCTAGACATGGAACTAACCTTAGCAACTGAAGATCCTTATGAGGTTTTAAAGTATTTAGAGGATAATGAAGTAAACGGACTATATTTTTTAGATGTTGACTTAAAGTCTTCTATAAATGGTATTCAGTTGTCCGAACGAATAAGAGAGTATGATCCTAGGGGCTTTATTATATTCGTAACAACACATGCCGAAATGAGTTATTTAACTTTTAAGTATAAAGCTGAGGCTATGGATTATATAATCAAAGATAATTTCACTGAAGTTTGTTATAGGGTGCGTGACTGTATATTGAATGCTCATAAGAGATATTCATCCTTGTCTAATACTATCCAGAACATATTTATCTTAAATATTGGCTCTAAAGTTATTACTATAGAATATAATAAAATTTTATTTTTTGAAACGTCAGATACTGTACATAAATTAAGGCTACATGCGATAGATAGACAAGTGGAGTTTTATAGTAAAATGAAAAGTATAGAAGAAAAGTTAGATAAAAGATTTTATAGATGTCACCAATCATTTATAGTTAATAAAGATAATATTAAAGAAATAGATAAAACTAATAGAATAATACATATGATCAATGGTGAAACATGCATGGCTTCTGTACGTGGAATTAGAGGACTTGATTTTCTATAA
- a CDS encoding radical SAM protein, whose protein sequence is MQHYLLALIYTYKCTASCDICCFSCSPEREEKMSLSDAKRYVSEAKKCGVKMVGIAGGEPLIFFDEIIELAKYTKSLGMNITLTTNCFWAESYNISLEILETLRNAGINHIKISSDEFHGKYIPYENIKNVLNAAKNINLKVVVGCTVTKNSDRLRGLLSHIEDESTGTILLEQTCYPLGRAKEYFKEDQFIYKKNIDRFCKDGGMITITPDGSVYPCGSMFSIISNRLVGSMCEHSYELIAKKST, encoded by the coding sequence ATGCAACACTATTTATTAGCACTTATATATACGTATAAATGTACTGCGTCATGTGATATCTGTTGTTTTTCATGTTCTCCTGAAAGAGAGGAAAAGATGAGTTTATCTGATGCAAAAAGATATGTAAGTGAAGCTAAGAAATGTGGAGTAAAAATGGTAGGAATAGCTGGTGGAGAACCACTTATATTTTTTGATGAAATCATCGAACTTGCAAAATATACAAAAAGTCTTGGAATGAATATTACACTTACAACAAATTGTTTTTGGGCAGAATCTTATAATATCTCACTTGAAATTTTAGAAACTTTACGTAATGCGGGTATAAATCATATCAAAATAAGTTCAGATGAATTTCATGGCAAATATATTCCATATGAAAATATAAAAAATGTATTAAATGCTGCAAAAAATATAAATTTAAAAGTAGTAGTAGGGTGTACTGTCACGAAAAATAGTGATCGTCTAAGAGGTTTATTAAGTCATATTGAGGATGAATCAACAGGTACAATTTTACTAGAGCAAACATGCTATCCTTTAGGTAGAGCAAAGGAATACTTTAAAGAGGATCAATTTATTTATAAAAAAAATATAGATAGATTCTGTAAAGACGGTGGAATGATAACAATAACACCGGATGGAAGTGTATATCCTTGTGGCTCTATGTTTTCAATTATATCTAATAGACTAGTTGGATCTATGTGTGAACATTCTTATGAGTTAATCGCTAAAAAAAGTACATGA
- a CDS encoding radical SAM/SPASM domain-containing protein: MLNKRYFSYDFDNKYFLYDSDTGLVFTSTETMNRVVELINLKYGKQNIIDSLYRLDKNEVENSINFLKQLSKQYNLREGQNKDLVRKNKNIEESLWLDGQVLSKMWLSISYSCNMKCTYCFADSGTYGNESMMTIETAKKCIDYFFKYVNKKANRFNVQYFGGEPLLNKEVFIFATEYINQKSSELGLKPNYIITTNGTIMDNDILDVIISNRMYVHISIDGSKDIHNLNRKFSSGEETFGIVANNINMIKERGYRNIGARVTLTKPGIKSLKEDVKFLWDFGFNHVFIDIVKTDIKELAIDKDSICLLKQELEEIMIMMKEELLNGNMKCIRNITDMESIIKNRTIKAECTYFNPFTIKFTPKGEIYKCEFALNEKENYVGSISKGIEWDKFKKTFTPEERCLNCWAKRLCGGGCHLYSNDDVSCEYSKIIMENALKYYSFFESNEERAL, encoded by the coding sequence ATGCTTAACAAAAGATATTTTTCATATGACTTCGACAATAAATATTTTCTATATGATTCAGATACAGGTTTAGTATTTACTTCAACTGAAACTATGAATCGAGTTGTTGAACTAATAAATTTAAAGTATGGTAAACAAAATATTATAGATTCATTATATAGGCTTGATAAAAATGAAGTAGAAAATAGTATAAACTTTCTCAAGCAGCTTTCTAAACAATATAACCTAAGAGAAGGACAAAATAAAGACCTTGTTAGAAAAAATAAAAATATAGAAGAATCTTTATGGTTGGATGGACAAGTTTTGAGTAAGATGTGGCTGTCAATATCATACTCATGTAACATGAAATGCACCTACTGCTTTGCTGATAGTGGAACCTATGGAAATGAATCTATGATGACTATTGAAACTGCAAAGAAATGTATAGATTATTTTTTTAAATATGTAAATAAAAAAGCTAATAGGTTTAATGTTCAATATTTTGGTGGTGAACCTTTACTCAATAAAGAGGTATTTATTTTTGCTACAGAATATATTAATCAAAAATCAAGTGAATTAGGCTTGAAACCCAACTATATAATAACTACAAACGGAACAATCATGGACAATGATATTTTAGATGTGATAATAAGTAATAGAATGTATGTACACATAAGTATTGACGGTTCAAAAGATATTCATAATTTAAATCGTAAGTTCTCTAGTGGAGAAGAAACTTTTGGTATAGTTGCAAATAATATAAATATGATTAAAGAACGAGGCTACAGAAATATTGGAGCGAGGGTAACATTAACTAAGCCTGGAATTAAATCGCTAAAAGAAGATGTAAAGTTTCTTTGGGACTTTGGTTTTAATCATGTATTCATAGATATTGTTAAGACAGATATAAAAGAGTTAGCAATCGACAAGGACTCAATATGTTTACTTAAACAAGAATTAGAAGAAATTATGATAATGATGAAAGAAGAACTATTAAATGGCAATATGAAGTGTATTAGAAATATAACTGATATGGAGAGTATTATTAAAAATAGAACTATAAAAGCAGAGTGTACATACTTTAATCCCTTTACAATAAAGTTTACTCCTAAAGGGGAAATATATAAGTGTGAATTTGCCTTAAATGAAAAAGAAAATTATGTAGGAAGTATATCTAAAGGAATTGAATGGGATAAGTTTAAAAAGACATTTACTCCAGAAGAAAGATGCCTCAACTGTTGGGCAAAAAGGTTGTGTGGAGGCGGATGTCACTTGTATTCAAATGATGATGTATCATGCGAATATTCAAAAATTATTATGGAAAATGCTCTAAAATACTACTCTTTTTTTGAAAGTAATGAGGAGCGCGCATTATAA
- a CDS encoding cyanophycinase, whose amino-acid sequence MESDKRGVLLIVGGAEDKEDKMIILKKFTRLLKHNDSKLLVLTTATKEPDAVGNEYRRVFEKLGMTNIDILNIDSREDANDEEYTEEIRRSEGIFFTGGDQLRITSIIGGTKASEALHECYLNGGVIAGTSAGASVMSNIMIIEGDNNEPAKKCVLKVAPGLNLLNNTIIDQHFAQRGRIGRLLYGVAENPEILGIGIDEDTSIIVYPDNTFDVLGTNSVTIVDGKSIKSSNVSELKPDEVLAITNITLHVLPEGYGFDLKNREVFRA is encoded by the coding sequence ATGGAATCAGATAAAAGAGGAGTTCTTCTAATAGTAGGAGGAGCAGAGGATAAAGAAGATAAAATGATAATACTTAAAAAATTCACTAGACTTTTGAAACATAATGATTCAAAACTTTTAGTATTAACTACAGCGACTAAAGAGCCAGATGCTGTTGGAAATGAATATCGTAGAGTATTTGAAAAACTAGGTATGACTAATATTGACATATTAAATATAGATAGTAGAGAAGATGCAAATGATGAAGAGTACACTGAAGAAATAAGAAGATCTGAGGGTATTTTTTTTACCGGTGGAGATCAATTAAGAATAACTAGCATAATTGGAGGAACTAAAGCTTCTGAAGCCCTACATGAATGTTACTTAAATGGTGGAGTTATAGCTGGAACCAGTGCGGGTGCTTCTGTAATGAGTAATATTATGATAATTGAAGGAGATAATAATGAGCCAGCCAAAAAGTGTGTTTTAAAGGTTGCGCCAGGATTAAATTTATTAAACAATACGATAATTGATCAACATTTTGCTCAAAGAGGCAGAATTGGACGCTTACTTTATGGCGTAGCAGAAAATCCAGAAATTTTAGGAATTGGAATAGATGAGGATACTTCTATAATTGTATACCCAGATAATACTTTTGATGTACTTGGAACAAATTCAGTAACTATTGTTGATGGTAAATCTATTAAAAGTTCTAATGTTTCTGAACTTAAACCAGATGAGGTTTTAGCAATAACAAACATAACATTACATGTATTGCCAGAGGGATATGGTTTTGACTTAAAAAATAGAGAAGTTTTTAGAGCATAA
- a CDS encoding accessory gene regulator B family protein produces MINRIDIKIYNYYGKGSICYINIKIFEECVNIVWGELSYMYEKIAIKLTRGISKHTNRTDIELTKIKFGIEVLIINISKFLLIITISYFLKIIPLTLILFISFGLIRRSAFGLHAKNSIVCTIISTSYFIGGAYISIYYPLEMKIMVLIFLIQIGLFMKYAPSDTESRPLVGKKLRSKLKRDTIVTVLILLAIALIVNNGTISMLITLGATMECISILPITYKILKRRYNNYEQYK; encoded by the coding sequence ATGATTAATAGAATTGATATAAAAATATACAATTATTATGGAAAAGGGAGCATTTGTTATATTAATATAAAGATATTTGAAGAATGTGTTAATATAGTGTGGGGTGAGTTGAGTTATATGTATGAAAAAATAGCTATAAAGCTTACAAGAGGTATAAGTAAGCATACGAATAGGACGGACATAGAGCTAACAAAGATAAAGTTTGGAATAGAAGTACTAATTATTAATATATCGAAATTTTTACTGATAATAACTATATCGTACTTTTTAAAGATAATACCTTTAACCCTGATTCTTTTTATTAGTTTTGGACTAATAAGAAGAAGTGCATTTGGTTTGCATGCAAAAAATAGTATAGTATGCACAATAATAAGCACTTCATATTTTATAGGTGGGGCATATATAAGTATATACTATCCACTAGAAATGAAAATTATGGTACTAATATTTTTAATACAAATAGGTTTATTTATGAAATATGCACCATCAGATACTGAATCAAGGCCTTTAGTAGGAAAAAAACTTAGAAGTAAATTAAAAAGAGATACTATAGTTACAGTTTTAATATTATTAGCTATTGCATTAATAGTTAACAATGGAACTATAAGTATGTTAATTACTTTAGGTGCTACTATGGAATGCATATCTATACTACCAATAACTTATAAAATATTAAAAAGGAGGTACAATAATTATGAGCAATATAAATAA
- a CDS encoding ABC transporter ATP-binding protein, which produces MNNIKKFLKIIFKGNKLIGCLSFGIMLIICILDLLTPQLTKMILDDAIKLGEKSLLMNLIIIYAVISIISALSDIVLGYINSIMQKRALVNLKIKLLRRIGNLSGDYYTNVKTGNILSIIENDISTLKNFGADILFSLIIESITALIALIFLIRMEFDLLLMIIVLQILIGFSQSKFAEVILNKTREVRKDEGNISGIVQEYISNIINIVLSKSNFMFFQNYINKEKELIKKSINLNITVSSNIAISSILNRLITICIYGYGGLKVIKGQMTIGELIAFQQYANRLIGPCMKIIRSNAQIQQSIVSMNRIFSIIEEPITINQNNKGKKYVDSFNGDISFNEVSFFYEKNTKVIDNINIRFEKGKVTALVGSSGCGKSTIVKLLFRLWDVDDGNIFIDNISLKNYNLKYIRKNISIVTQDLFLFDDTVLNNLTLGNKNICKERVIDICKRVGIYNLILNLSDGFNTRVGENGIKLSGGQKQRISIARTLLSNPKIVVFDEATSALDNISQKHILENIREYLMDKTTIIIAHRLSTIKDADNIYVLDKGKVIEEGNHEELIENEGYYYNLLNEQCLETSLG; this is translated from the coding sequence TTGAATAATATAAAAAAGTTTCTAAAAATAATATTTAAGGGAAATAAGCTAATTGGATGCTTATCATTTGGAATTATGCTAATTATATGTATTTTAGATTTGTTAACACCACAGTTAACTAAAATGATATTAGATGACGCTATAAAACTTGGTGAAAAGAGTTTATTAATGAACCTAATAATTATATACGCTGTAATAAGTATTATATCGGCTTTATCTGATATAGTTTTAGGGTACATAAATTCCATAATGCAAAAAAGAGCTTTAGTTAATTTAAAAATAAAATTATTAAGGCGTATAGGCAATTTATCAGGAGATTATTACACAAATGTAAAAACAGGAAATATATTAAGCATAATAGAAAATGACATATCTACTTTAAAAAACTTTGGAGCAGATATACTATTTTCTTTAATAATAGAGAGTATTACAGCTTTAATAGCCTTAATATTCTTGATAAGAATGGAATTTGACTTATTACTCATGATAATAGTACTTCAAATATTAATAGGATTTAGTCAATCAAAATTTGCTGAAGTTATATTAAACAAAACTAGAGAGGTTAGAAAAGATGAGGGAAATATATCTGGTATAGTTCAAGAGTACATATCTAATATAATAAATATTGTGTTGTCAAAATCCAACTTTATGTTTTTTCAAAATTATATAAATAAAGAGAAGGAACTTATAAAAAAATCTATTAACTTAAATATTACTGTTTCGAGTAATATAGCTATATCGAGTATCTTAAATAGATTGATAACGATATGTATTTATGGATACGGTGGTTTAAAGGTAATAAAAGGACAGATGACAATAGGTGAGCTTATTGCATTTCAACAATATGCAAACAGGCTCATAGGTCCATGTATGAAAATAATAAGGTCTAATGCCCAAATTCAACAATCTATTGTATCTATGAATCGCATATTTAGTATAATAGAAGAACCTATAACTATAAATCAAAATAATAAAGGAAAAAAGTATGTAGACAGCTTTAATGGGGATATAAGTTTTAATGAGGTTAGTTTTTTTTATGAAAAGAATACTAAAGTTATAGATAATATAAATATAAGGTTTGAAAAAGGAAAAGTAACTGCATTAGTTGGTTCAAGTGGTTGTGGTAAGTCTACTATAGTTAAATTGCTATTTAGGTTATGGGATGTCGATGATGGAAACATATTTATAGATAATATATCATTAAAGAATTATAATCTTAAGTATATAAGAAAAAATATATCTATAGTTACCCAAGACCTATTTCTATTTGATGATACCGTACTTAATAATTTAACATTAGGTAATAAAAATATATGTAAAGAAAGAGTAATAGACATATGTAAAAGAGTTGGTATTTATAACCTCATACTTAACCTGTCAGACGGATTTAACACTAGAGTTGGGGAGAATGGTATAAAATTATCTGGTGGTCAAAAACAAAGAATATCAATTGCAAGGACACTATTAAGTAATCCTAAAATTGTAGTGTTTGACGAGGCTACCTCTGCACTAGACAATATATCTCAAAAACATATATTAGAGAATATAAGAGAATATTTAATGGATAAAACAACTATTATTATAGCTCACAGACTATCAACGATAAAAGATGCTGATAATATATATGTTCTTGATAAAGGTAAAGTTATAGAGGAAGGTAATCATGAAGAGCTTATTGAAAATGAGGGATATTACTATAACCTTTTAAATGAGCAATGTTTGGAAACTAGCCTAGGATAA